NNNNNNNNNNNNNNNNNNNNNNNNNNNNNNNNNNNNNNNNNNNNNNNNNNNNNNNNNNNNNNNNNNNNNNNNNNNNNNNNNNNNNNNNNNNNNNNNNNNNNNNNNNNNNNNNNNNNNNNNNNNNNNNNNNNNNNNNNNNNNNNNNNNNNNNNNNNNNNNNNNNNNNNNNNNNNNNNNNNNNNNNNNNNNNNNNNNNNNNNNNNNNNNNNNNNNNNNNNNNNNNNNNNNNNNNNNNNNNNNNNNNNNNNNNNNNNNNNNNNNNNNNNNNNNNNNNNNNNNNNNNNNNNNNNNNNNNNNNNNNNNNNNNNNNNNNNNNNNNNNNNNNNNNNNNNNNNNNNNNNNNNNNNNNNNNNNNNNNNNNNNNNNNNNNNNNNNNNNNNNNNNNNNNNNNNNNNNNNNNNNNNNNNNNNNNNNNNNNNNNNNNNNNNNNNNNNNNNNNNNNNNNNNNNNNNNNNNNNNNNNNNNNNNNNNNNNNNNNNNNNNNNNNNNNNNNNNNNNNNNNNNNNNNNNNNNNNNNNNNNNNNNNNNNNNNNNNNNNNNNNNNNNNNNNNNNNNNNNNNNNNNNNNNNNNNNNNNNNNNNNNNNNNNNNNNNNNNNNNNNNNNNNNNNNNNNNNNNNNNNNNNNNNNNNNNNNNNNNNNNNNNNNNNNNNNNNNNNNNNNNNNNNNNNNNNNNNNNNNNNNNNNNNNNNNNNNNNNNNNNNNNNNNNNNNNNNNNNNNNNNNNNNNNNNNNNNNNNNNNNNNNNNNNNNNNNNNNNNNNNNNNNNNNNNNNNNNNNNNNNNNNNNNNNNNNNNNNNNNNNNNNNNNNNNNNNNNNNNNNNNNNNNNNNNNNNNNNNNNNNNNNNNNNNNNNNNNNNNNNNNNNNNNNNNNNNNNNNNNNNNNNNNNNNNNNNNNNNNNNNNNNNNNNNNNNNNNNNNNNNNNNNNNNNNNNNNNNNNNNNNNNNNNNNNNNNNNNNNNNNNNNNNNNNNNNNNNNNNNNNNNNNNNNNNNNNNNNNNNNNNNNNNNNNNNNNNNNNNNNNNNNNNNNNNNNNNNNNNNNNNNNNNNNNNNNNNNNNNNNNNNNNNNNNNNNNNNNNNNNNNNNNNNNNNNNNNNNNNNNNNNNNNNNNNNNNNNNNNNNNNNNNNNNNNNNNNNNNNNNNNNNNNNNNNNNNNNNNNNNNNNNNNNNNNNNNNNNNNNNNNNNNNNNNNNNNNNNNNNNNNNNNNNNNNNNNNNNNNNNNNNNNNNNNNNNNNNNNNNNNNNNNNNNNNNNNNNNNNNNNNNNNNNNNNNNNNNNNNNNNNNNNNNNNNNNNNNNNNNNNNNNNNNNNNNNNNNNNNNNNNNNNNNNNNNNNNNNNNNNNNNNNNNNNNNNNNNNNNNNNNNNNNNNNNNNNNNNNNNNNNNNNNNNNNNNNNNNNNNNNNNNNNNNNNNNNNNNNNNNNNNNNNNNNNNNNNNNNNNNNNNNNNNNNNNNNNNNNNNNNNNNNNNNNNNNNNNNNNNNNNNNNNNNNNNNNNNNNNNNNNNNNNNNNNNNNNNNNNNNNNNNNNNNNNNNNNNNNNNNNNNNNNNNNNNNNNNNNNNNNNNNNNNNNNNNNNNNNNNNNNNNNNNNNNNNNNNNNNNNNNNNNNNNNNNNNNNNNNNNNNNNNNNNNNNNNNNNNNNNNNNNNNNNNNNNNNNNNNNNNNNNNNNNNNNNNNNNNNNNNNNNNNNNNNNNNNNNNNNNNNNNNNNNNNNNNNNNNNNNNNNNNNNNNNNNNNNNNNNNNNNNNNNNNNNNNNNNNNNNNNNNNNNNNNNNNNNNNNNNNNNNNNNNNNNNNNNNNNNNNNNNNNNNNNNNNNNNNNNNNNNNNNNNNNNNNNNNNNNNNNNNNNNNNNNNNNNNNNNNNNNNNNNNNNNNNNNNNNNNNNNNNNNNNNNNNNNNNNNNNNNNNNNNNNNNNNNNNNNNNNNNNNNNNNNNNNNNNNNNNNNNNNNNNNNNNNNNNNNNNNNNNNNNNNNNNNNNNNNNNNNNNNNNNNNNNNNNNNNNNNNNNNNNNNNNNNNNNNNNNNNNNNNNNNNNNNNNNNNNNNNNNNNNNNNNNNNNNNNNNNNNNNNNNNNNNNNNNNNNNNNNNNNNNNNNNNNNNNNNNNNNNNNNNNNNNNNNNNNNNNNNNNNNNNNNNNNNNNNNNNNNNNNNNNCGACATTTCCGGTTTATCCCCTTTAGATGTGTTGAAGACGTGAAGTTGGTCGTTGATTGTCTTTGGTTATCTCACTCGGTTTAGTAAGATCGGAGTACCAAGAAGTTGATTAAAACGCAGTCTGTTTCTTCGGTTTGGAATCTCAAGTCAACTGAGAGCTAATGAAGTGGCAGTCGCAATCTCTTAAAGGCGGTTAAAGGTGCCATGCGATAGCGGCTACGTCAGTTACAAGTGGGAGTGAGTATATAAGCAATGAGATTCAGGTTCTTATCAAGAGAGTGAATTGTGTCGATTTCTTGCTTAACCTCTTTCTATGTTCATCGTTCCATCGAGATTGTGTGAGGTTTCTTGAGTGCAACTTGGTTGTTAAAGGACCTCAAAGGTGAATCGAAATCGTCTAGTCTCAGGTTACTCTACAAGATGttataaagaaataaagagattaTTAGAAAATTACACGAAACTGATGTTTAAACAACTAACCAAATCTGATACAGTACAGACCCATTCCTGTGGAATTAATACTTAGGCTAAGATCAACACTGAACCGTCGATAGTTGTCATTAAACAACATACTTAATGGCCATACCAAGCTACATTacttagaaaaagaagaaaaaaaaccttacaaAATCTCTGGACTGTGAACCTATATTTACAGCAATCAAAATGCATATATATCCCAATCAATCAGCAGAATCGGTCCATTCTCCGGCTGCagagagacaaacaaaaaaaagactcgCCGGAAGATTggattatgaagaagaagaatctgagatTGGATTAGGTTTGAATGATTTGGCAACAGATTTATAgagattctcttcttcaaaaGGCTTTGAGACATAACCATCCATTCCACTCTTCAAACATTCTTCATAGGTTGCATGAATCACATCCGCGGTCATCGCCAGAATAGGTAAATGCCATTCGAGCTTCGTCTTCTCTTTTGCTTCCTGCTCCATCATCCTTATCTGCCGAGTCGCTTCAAATCTGATAACCAAAAAGTAAACaaccaaatccaaatcaaactATAGTAACGTTATATTTAGGCGGCAAACTAAATTCGGTTAATAGTTAGTTACCCGTCCATCTGTGGCATTTGAATATCCATGAAGCANNNNNNNNNNNNNNNNNNNNNNNNNNNNNNNNNNNNNNNNNNNNNNNNNNNNNNNNNNNNNNNNNNNNNNNNNNNNNNNNNNNNNNNNNNNNNNNNNNNNCGTTTACAAACTTGCGAGCTTTATAAACAGACTCCCAAATCCCAACTATGTGGTTATATGAAAACCCTCCTCACTATAATCAGAAAATGTCCACCAAACCGTAACCAAACTGAATGACTAATGCTTTCTATATAGTTCCAATATTTGCAAAACCGAACAACCGCACACCGAAAAACACGaacctaaaccaaaccaaaaaaccaattgCCCAAATAGGTTAGGAGGTCTACCAGCGGCTAGAATCACAACAGCAACTAGAACCACAACAGCAACTAGAACCATAGCAGTAATGGTTGTATCTTTGAGGATGCTTCTTACAAGTCTCGACGAGATCACTTTGCAGGACTCGTCAGCTTCGTAATGAGAATAAAGAGAAGCATTGGCTCGTCCTTCAGCGATGGcatttttattctaaaaacaTCACAGGTGAGGTCAGAGATGAAATGACAACTGGAATGGAGGGTGAAATTAGTTAAGCTTAGAAGAGCAAGGAGCAATTACCTGTAGCGTGAAGCTCATCATAGTTTGACCAAGAGTGAGAGTATCACTAAGCGATGATGATAGTTTGAGGGAATGATCCTTCCATTCTTCTACTAGCATTTTAAGAAGAGCAACACTAGCTTCCAGATTCTCCTGATAGAGTTTGTCCCACTTTTTCCAGCAATCAACATTTTCAGTCAAACACCAAATAGCGATTGATGTAGCTTCCTTGGCTAAAACAGAATTTGCTGTAACTGTAACACATTAGAACTCTATTTGGAGAAGTTTCGAAAAAAACTCAAGGATTCAAGGTTTTGGGATGTTAGTAAAATACCTTCTCCAGCTAATTTCAAAGANNNNNNNNNNNNNNNNNNNNNNNNNNNNNNNNNNNNNNNNNNNNNNNNNNNNNNNNNNNNGAAGAAgcaaaatatgataaaatatcAGTatctaagatatttttattagacaaaagatgaagaagattatgAGTGTAATAGCATGGAATTGTCAGGGAGCGGGCGCTTACCTGACGGGAGAGCACCTCCGGGAGCTCAGGAGAtggttttttccttcttttctttttctttcagaaacaaaaaataacttttCATTTATGCAAGACATTCAAGTTTCTCTTGGTTATGATAAATTGTTCACCGTGGAACCTTCGGGTCGAAGCGGTGGTCTCGCTTTACTTTATATGGAGTCTCCTGTTGTGAAAATTTTGTATTCAGACAATCGCATAATTGATATTGAGACTACCATTGAAGGACATAAGGTGTTTATGACCTTTGTCTATGGGGATCCAGTTATTGCATGCCGTGGAAACGTCTGGGAGCGGTTAATGAGGACAAGTGTGGATAGAGCAGGAGCATGGTTCATGATCGGGGATTTCAACGAGATCACAGGTAATCATGAAAAAAAGGGAGGCCGACGAAGAGCAGAGTCTACTTTCATTCCTTTTCGAACCATGCTGGCGAGTTGCGGTATGCTAGAATTTCCTTTCAAAGGAAACTGTCTTTCGTGGGCTGGCAGGAGAGGTAGGAGACGTGTTCAATGTCGATTGGACAGGGCAGTTGGAAATGAAGATTGGCACCATCTGTTTTCCCACACTGATGTGGAGTACTTAAAATTATGGGGATCAGATCATCGGCTGGTACTGGCTAGAATAAAATCTAGTAATCATCGGGCTCAAAGGAGCTTTAAGTTTGATAAACGATGTCTCGGGAAACAAGGATTCCGAAAAGTAGTTGAAGACAGCTGGGACTCAGCGTCTCCCATGGACCCTCTGGACTTCCATTCCAAAATAACAGCTTGCCGTAAAGCCATCTCTCGCTGGAAGAAAAACAATCCCTCAAACTCAGAAAAAAAGATCGAagaacttaaaaataaaatcgatGAAGCTCAGGGCTTGGATTCGGTCTCAGCAGAAGAGGAACTGCAGTTAAAATGGCTGTTATGTGCAGCCTTTAGAGATGAAGAGATCTATTGGAGGCAAAAGAGCAGAGCCACGTGGATGCGTGAGGGGGATAGAAACACTAAATACTTCCATGCGTCTACAAAACAAAGACAAGCTCGGAATCTGATTATTTGCATTGAGAATGGGGAAGGCGGTCTTGCGGAGTCAGAAGCAGATATAGAGAAAGTAGCAACTAACTTTTTCGAGAATCTCTTCTCAGCCTCGTGTACGAGTGGCATAGAAGATGTACTCCAGTATGTTACTGAGAAAATTTCCCCGGAGATAACATTTCGCTTACACGGGAGCCATCAGATGGCGAGATTAAAAAGGCCCTTTATGGGATAAATCCAGACAAAGCCCCTGGGCCAGATGGTATGACAAGTCTCTTCTATCAGAAATTCTGGCATGTCGTGGGGAAGGATATCATAGCCATGGTTCGAGATTTTTTTGAGTCAGGTACTTTTGATCCTCGgcacaatcaaacaaacatttGCCTGATACCTAAGAACGAGAGACCGAGAGCTATGACGGAGTTCAGGCCGATAAGCCTTTGTAATGTTAGTTACAAGATCATTGCAAAAGTCCTCAGCAACAGGCTGCGGAAGGTCCTGCCAAAGGTTATCTCAGAGACACAATCGACCTTCGTGGCTAGGCGTTTAATCACAGACAACATCCTTCTTGCTCAAGAAAACTTTCATGCATTGTGGACCAATCCGATTTGTCGCTCCAAATTTGTTGTCATCAAGACAgacatgagtaaagcttatgatcgAGTGGAGTGGTCCTTCCTAGAAGCAGTCATGAGGAAACTCGGTTTTGACAACAAATGGATAGGCTGGATCATGAGCTGCTCTCCCCCTTCCTGTTTATCATCTGTACAGAAGCCCTGATTGCCCAGCTAAAGGGAGACCCGCTCTCCCCCTTCCTGTTTATCATCTGTATAGAAGCCCTGATTGCCCAGCTAAAGGGGGCTGAAGACGAAGGTCGGATCACAGGTTTAAAATTTGCTCAAGGTAGTCCACCGGTCTCGCATCTGCTGTTCGCGGACGACAGCCTGTTCTTCTGTAAGGCGGAGATCCAGCAATGTGCTGAGCTTCTGAAAATTATTAACAGTTACGGACGAGCCTCGGGTCAACAGCTGAACCGAGACAAGTCGGCGATCCTGTTAGGGAATAGAGTCCCCTCGGAAACAAAGACCGCCTTAAAAGAAACTATGGGTATTACGAAGGAGGGAGGCACGGGAATGTACTTAGGTCTCCCGAGACAATATGTGGGTCTAAGCAACAAGTTTTCTCCTTTGTACAAGATAGACTGAACTCAAGAACCAACGCATGGTCTGCAAAACTCCTTTCAAAAGGCGGAAAAGAGGTCCTCTTAAAATCTGTTGCCCAAGCAATTCCGACATATGTTATGTCATGTTTCTTGTTGCCTCAAAATGTCATTGGTAAGCTGAGAGGAGCAATCTCAAAATTCTGGTGGAGTACCAAGAACAATAACCGCGGTATACATTGGATAGCGTGGGACAAAATATGTGTACCGTTGTCGTGTGGCGGTCTGGGTTTTAGGGACCTCAAAGAGTTCAACCTGGCCCTATTAGCTAAACAATTGTGGCGCCTTCTTAGATTCCCAAACTCACTCCTATGTCGAGTCCTCAAAGGCCGTTACTTTCGGTACTCTAACCCGATAGATGTAGGAAGGGCAAACTCTCCATCGTTTGGATGGCGCAGCATCATTGCGGCTAAGCCTCTGCTTCAAAAAGGTCTCCGGAAGAATATTAGATCGGGCTTTAGCACAAGAGTATGGACGGATAACTGGATCCCAGCTGTACCACCACGACCGGCAAAGGATAACGGCGGACCTAGAGACTCAAATCTCTACGTAAACCATCTTATAGACTTTGAAACTAAAGAATGGAAACAGGATAAGCTCAAAGAGGTCGTAGACCCTCAAGATATCCCACTGATTCTAGGTTTAAAGCCAAGCAAGTCTTTCATGGTGGATGATTATTTATGGGTTCACACGAGGTCAGGCCAATACACGGTGAAGTTAGGGTATCTAGTGGCTTCTGAAGGGAACACCGAGAGTCAGGCGGTCATGGAACCAAGCCTTACAAAGTTAAAAGGACACGCGTGGAAGCTGAATGCACCCAGAAAGATCAAACATTTCATTTGGCAGGCGATAGCAGGTTGCATAGCCTCGTGCAGTCGCCTAGTGGACAGACACTGTGGAACAGATAGAACATGCCCGAGGTGTGGTGCAGCCGAGGAATCGATAAACCATGTTCTTTTCGAGTGTCCACCGGCCTTGCAGGTCTGGGCTTTGTCTCATACTCCACTACCTCCGGGGATCTTCCCGTGTTCTTCTTTATATGCAAATCTCGACTTTCTCTTCTGGGGAGCAAAGGACCTAGGCTATGTGGTATCCATTGTGGAGTCTTTCCCGTGGCTGCTTTGGTACATATGGAAGGCTCGAAACGATAAGGTATTTAATAATCATGAGATTCTGGCACCGGATACGTGTGAGATCGCCTTCTCAGAAGCAACCAGCTGGAAACTAGCTCAGGAACTGGGTaaagaggaaacagaggataTAGAGCAGGGAGGGCCCGTACGAACGCTACAACAAGGGATAGGCTTAGTCTGCTGTGTTGATGCGTCGTGGAAGGATTCTGATAACATTGCAGGACTGGGATTTGAACTGAAAGGCGGCCCGCAAATGTTATATGGAGCCAGGGGTACTACCCGACAACTTTCTCCACTTCATGCAGAGCTGGACGGACTGATATGGGCCATGGAAACGCTGATTTCGAGCGGTTTTACTCAAGTGCGTTTTGAAACAGATTGCTCAAGTATACCTAAGATATTAGAAGAAATGGAAGAATGGCCAGTTTTTGCCACGGAGTTAGATGTTTTTTCTAGGCTGAGAGataggttttcttttttctcaatttcattCATTTCTAGATCAAACAATGTCCGTGCCGACTGCCTCGCTAAGAGCGCTCGAGTACGAGGTATTATTTTTTCCCATGTAAGTTCGCAGATTCCGGAGTGGTTGGCTCATGAGGCTAACCTATTCGATCTAGCTTAATAAAGTATGGTGTTTTCgcggtcaaaaaaaaaaaaaccatagtttttacaattactccaattccaaaaaaaatatcatatttttcgatgattcaatatatataaaaatagttacaaaaagtttttcaaaatgTAACGCAGATCtaacctagtatatatataaaaaaacataatattgaGAGTATAATCATGACTATAAgcagtggcggatccagaaaCTTTTTTAGCATGGAGCACAATACATCGTGCAGGTACGTTATCCTTGTGATAGTCCTTAACCAGCTCCGTCGCCAATAAGACATTCTCAATAAACAATCTATCTTTTACAAATGCGGATTGGTTTCCAGCAATAAACTTCAGTAAGATTCGTTTCAGCGTGTTTGCAAGAATCTTAAATATCACTTTGTAGAGCACATTGCAACAAGAGATGGGTTTGTAGTCTTTCATCTCCTTAGCATCCAACTTCTTTGGAATAAGGGCAATAATAGTGGAGTTGATGAAGAAGCAATATATGATAAAATATCAGTATCTAAGATATTTTTTATTGgacaaaagatgaagaagattatgtggaaaattatttctaaagtaTTTGCACTTTCATTACTCTAATTATCCTCTTCGCTGGTaggaagaaattaaaaattttaccaaaacatATGAATTATAATCGCAATGCACTTTCGCCGACTAGCCAATGAGATTCAGTTCTtgatctatatttttatttaaactggTTGTGCGAGATTTAGCACCCACAACATATCAACTCAAACCGAAGGCAAATCGATCAACTTTGAAGATCAACTAAAATGAGAGATCTCCCTTTTGGGTCGGTTAAAAGGACCTGTAAGTGGAGGCCCAACAAAAGCAGCCGACCGACCTCCGAGACCGCCTCCAAGTCCGACATGATCATAAAAGGGGAAACTTATCCTATATTCCATCCGAGATTTAAGCAAAATTGATTAACCTAAGGTACTCATATAAATAGAGGGGTATTGTAACGACCCACTCTGGGTAACCTGATGGTACCACAGATATCGGATCAGAACACCGGACATGCTACGCACGCGATACATGCGGCGGTTCGAGAACAGAGCGTACATAGTATGAGTAGCGGTACGATAGGAGAACGTACGCGGTACTAGTGGTGGTACGATAAGGGAACGTATGCGGTACGAGTAGCGGTACATACGCGGTACGTGCCACAGACCAAGGACCTTACAATCACAGCGAACGATGGCACCATTCACAGTGAATGAGAGACTAGTTAGACCATGGGTATCCAATTGTGGAAATGAAGAGTTTGGGGACTACTGAAGTGACAATAATGAACAGATGTTTGAATTGAAGAAACGAAACCCAAATGAAAATGGAATAGTGAAATATCTAGTGAGAGTGACAGTGAAGTGGGACTGTCGGATAGTATGGTATCATCGGTGAACGATGGACCGGGCCGATGGGACATAGGTAGTTCGGTTATGACCATGGGCCGGTAGAAGGCACGAGAACTTGGAATTCTTGCGAATAAATTAGACTGACTCATGGGTAAGGAAACTCAAGGAAAATGGAAACTCGCAGAAAAGGAAATCGGGGTAGGATAAAGATAgttgcaaaagaaaagagaacttGGGACACAATAAAGCTTATCGTTCTGGGGAATTCTAAGGCGGATTAGTCGACCCTATATAAGGATAGATAACCCTAAGCTCTCGAGAGAGAACCACACTAGAAATCCTTAAGCCGTcgttcgagagagagagagagagagagagagagagagagagagagagagagagagagagagagagagagagagatccatcGATCATAGACCAAGTTTCCTAAGAGCCATCGAGAATCCGAGAGTCATAGTTGAATGAGAGATCGGTAAGTGATCCTCCAACCTAGTTCATCGTTAGTATTAACGGTTTAACATCGGATGGCAACAGTGACCAATGTGTCTGTGTAGTGATATGAGACCGGATCGGGGGAATGAACAAGTAGGACAAGAGAAAACTGAAATTTAGCACCTAGGGTCGAAACCAAAGGTGAGTGAGTGACTTTGGCCGAGTTCTATGGTCAATCTCTTGACCTGCAGTTTACTTAGTCCTGTTTGCTTGCTTTTCATGGTTAATGGTTTTATTGCAATAATTTTGATGGTTAGTCTAAGCGAATTGGACAACTATCCTATGAGTTTATTTGACTTGATGACTTGATTGAATTAGACCCTATGTCGTATTGAGATTATTGAACTGAGTCTAGCGAGATGGGATTACCACtttgcttacgcctcctttATGGATGCAGGAAAGGAAAGGACCGACGATCTGAACTTAAGTGGCTGACCAGCTCGCTTGACGCAGGCAAAGAAGGGAGAGGATGGTGGCTTTGGGTAGTTTCATTTCTGGTCTAGTATTTTAAAGCGATGTAATAGCTTATTGGCATGACTCTCGTTGTACTAGAACTTCATTCTGAATTTGATTACATGTTTATGCTTATTTATGGCCTGTTTACTTAACCACATGCGCTTATTGTTGAATGAACAAGTGAAAAATTAATTGGCCCTACAGTTAGAGCCGGACATGGTCTATATCGGTAAGGGATTTTAGGGTCGGGGAGTTACAATTCGTATCAGAGCGCAGTTATAGTTCTAGGACAGTTTAGCATAAACGGGTATTGGGTTTAAAGCCATCCTTTCTTCGCCTAAACGTCTCGTGGTAAGACTTCTCATTGTTTCTTATTGTTATCTGTGCAGATCTAAGTTGGTACGAAAGCTAACTTAGAATCAGTCATGGTATTTCAGTTGGTTGTGAACACACGTAACTCGGGTAATGCAACGGCTAGAGAGGGAGCTAGGGAACGATGATGCATAGATCACTCCAGCGGTGAATGTTAGGCATGTGGGGGGAGTCGGTGTAGGAGCCGGTATAGGAGTCGGTGTGGGTGGAGTTGATGGTATTGGTACGGGAGCGGTGCCTATAGTGGGCGCTGATACGACTGCCCCGGTGGAGATGGGACAAGTCTTGGGTGTGTTGGCACAGATCTTGGAAAGACTAGCCCCACCACAGGCAGCGAATCCACCCATACCGGATATAGTACCAAGGGAATCAGTCGCTCTTTCGTACCTAACCATCATGGACCATAAGCTGAAATTGGGGACCCAGTACTTTAGCGGTGGAGCGAATCCTACCAAGGAAGACGAGTGGAGAAGCCATCTTGAAAGGAACTTCAACTCCGTGCGCTCTCTGATGGAGTACCGGAAGAATATTGCGATTCACTACCTGTCCGGGTAAGCTCATGCATGGTGGCAGGCTATGATtcttgaggatcttcagcccaacatgactttggaggcgagaccggtGAGGGTTCTCGa
The sequence above is drawn from the Camelina sativa cultivar DH55 chromosome 4, Cs, whole genome shotgun sequence genome and encodes:
- the LOC104779510 gene encoding uncharacterized protein LOC104779510 (The sequence of the model RefSeq protein was modified relative to this genomic sequence to represent the inferred CDS: added 288 bases not found in genome assembly), whose translation is MNDQIFFFSLNLAARGNLPQQATAVAIWSLNIILDCWKQRGNISVDNLKACVALLEHLAERCMDHSLNLSSSPSDTLATSPGSKAWKQITRKIFTLSLKLAGEANSVLAKEATSIAIWCLTENVDCWKKWDKLYQENLEASVALLKMLVEEWKDHSLKLSSSLSDTLTLGQTMMSFTLQNKNAIAEGRANASLYSHYEADESCKVISSRLVRSILKDTTITAMVLVAVVVLVAVVILAAGRPPNLFGQLVFWFGLGSCFSVCGCSVLQILELYRKH
- the LOC104779509 gene encoding histidine kinase 4-like, with translation MDIQMPQMDGFEATRQIRMMEQEAKEKTKLEWHLPILAMTADVIHATYEECLKSGMDGYVSKPFEEENLYKSVAKSFKPNPISDSSSS
- the LOC104783445 gene encoding uncharacterized protein LOC104783445; the encoded protein is MDRLDHELLSPFLFIICTEALIAQLKGDPLSPFLFIICIEALIAQLKGAEDEGRITGLKFAQGSPPVSHLLFADDSLFFCKAEIQQCAELLKIINSYGRASGQQLNRDKSAILLGNRVPSETKTALKETMDRLNSRTNAWSAKLLSKGGKEVLLKSVAQAIPTYVMSCFLLPQNVIGKLRGAISKFWWSTKNNNRGIHWIAWDKICVPLSCGGLGFRDLKEFNLALLAKQLWRLLRFPNSLLCRVLKGRYFRYSNPIDVGRANSPSFGWRSIIAAKPLLQKGLRKNIRSGFSTRVWTDNWIPAVPPRPAKDNGGPRDSNLYVNHLIDFETKEWKQDKLKEVVDPQDIPLILGLKPSKSFMVDDYLWVHTRSGQYTVKLGYLVASEGNTESQAVMEPSLTKLKGHAWKLNAPRKIKHFIWQAIAGCIASCSRLVDRHCGTDRTCPRCGAAEESINHVLFECPPALQVWALSHTPLPPGIFPCSSLYANLDFLFWGAKDLGYVVSIVESFPWLLWYIWKARNDKVFNNHEILAPDTCEIAFSEATSWKLAQELGKEETEDIEQGGPVRTLQQGIGLVCCVDASWKDSDNIAGLGFELKGGPQMLYGARGTTRQLSPLHAELDGLIWAMETLISSGFTQVRFETDCSSIPKILEEMEEWPVFATELDVFSRLRDRFSFFSISFISRSNNVRADCLAKSARVRGAGIGVGVGGVDGIGTGAVPIVGADTTAPVEMGQVLGVLAQILERLAPPQAANPPIPDIVPRESVALSYLTIMDHKLKLGTQYFSGGANPTKEDEWRSHLERNFNSVRSLMEYRKNIAIHYLSG